A region of Bicyclus anynana chromosome 17, ilBicAnyn1.1, whole genome shotgun sequence DNA encodes the following proteins:
- the LOC112055858 gene encoding dentin sialophosphoprotein-like gives MTDHRVLLILLCCSSVICEDCVTFDFEKDFNSSFSDVIGVCGNIQDMWNVGAYEDIPIDSPDENSLKFVYPKESLSCASSFTFEMTASGLLEINLFMRPTSGTDQVTILANQKVPSGQDVVVGTAWIIASDPNVVAGWITVRINITGFGTFPGYITILGMAARDSIVLIDSFRYISPNIEEEECIIYKKVTTTTTETTQSDKSTTEIETTQYSSPYITTTTSEITTETDYTKNDPVTTEKENTESTIRDSTVSSTETTYSTVTVTPPASISTTENSTPHTTLGPKTSTDPDVTDQTSTTYFESTSTAFTTTVTNTDVTYPVSVDTTVPSEFPSSAGPEITTDDITTLSPVTTKEPETPTTPAGQEPTTQSETTTEIITKTTTTSDVTTKADQTTESPGTTEPNYTQDNTVSTTQVTPTTTKSDASSSTSDLSTTCSDTTVTQITIRPETTTVSQSESISTAQDINSTTTEQPNSSPTGEITNETEPTTKSPPVYPRHGFWNAWTITMVNIRGNVDKREIIILDSNMYFEYVPIKITLQSEKIDPHITENLDMVNKIKRKRLRKRIRRSIEELENTKQTSNNFESNELVNNQGATTTSVDSTDQGGATTDLGGTTTSGDSTDQGGATTDLGGTTTSGDSTDQGGATTDLGGTTTSGDSTDQGGATTDLGGTTTSGDSTDQGGATTDLGGTTTSGDSTDQGGATTDLGGTTTSGDSTDQGGATTDLVGTTTSGDSTDQGGATTDLGGTTTSGDSTDQGGATTDLGGTTTSGDSTDQGEATTDLGGTTTSGDSTDQGGATTDLGGTTTSGDSTDQGGATTDLGGTTTSGDSTDQGGATTDLVGTTTSGDSTDQGGATTDLGGTTTSGDSTDQGGATTDLGGTTTSGDSTDQGGATTDLGGTTTSGDSTDQGGATTALGGTTTSGDSTDQGGATTDLGGTTTSGDSTDQGGATTDLGGTTTSGDSTDQGGATTDLGGTTTSGDSTDQGGATTDLGGTTTSGDSTDQGGATTDLVGTTTSGDSTDQGGATTDLGGTTTSGDSTDQGGATTDLGGTTTSGDSTDQGGATTDLGGTTTSGDSTDQGGATTDLGGTTTSGDSTDQGGATTDLGGTTTSGDSTDQGGATTDLGGTTTSGDSTDQGGATTDLGGTTTSGDSTDQGGATTDLGGTTTSGDSTDQGGATTDLGGTTTSGDSTDQVGATTDLGGTTTSGDSTDQGGATTDLGGTTTSGDSTDQGGATTDLGGTTTSGDSTDQGGATTDLGGTTTSGDSTDQGGATTDLGGTTTSGDSTDQGGATTDLGGTTTNGDSTDQGGATTDLGGTTTSGDSTDQGGATTDLGGTTTSGDSTDQGGATTDLGGTTTSGDSTDQGGATTDLGGTTTSGDSTDQGGATTDLGGTTTSGDSTDQGGATTDLGGTTTSGDSTDQGGATTDLGGTTTSGDSTDQGGATTDLGGTTTSGDSTDQGGATTDLGGTTTSGDSTDQGGATTDLGGTTTNGDSTDQGGATTDLGGTTTSGDSTDQGGATTDLGGTTTSGDSTDQGGATTDLGGTTTSDDSTDQGGATTDLGGTTTSGDSTDQGGATTDLGGTTTSGDSTDQGGATTDLGGTTTSGDSTDQGGATTDLGGTTTSGDSTDQGGATTDLGGTTTSGDSTDQGGATTDLGGTTTSGDSTDQGGATTDLGGTTTSGDSTDQGGATTDLGGTTTSGDSTDQGGATTDLGGTTTSGDSTDQGGATTDLGGTTTSGDSTDQGGATTDLGGTTTSGDSTDQGGATTDLGGTTTSGDSTDQGGATTDLGGTTTSGDSTDQGGATTDLGGTTTSGDSTDQGGATTDLGGTTTSGDSTDQGGATTDLGGTTTSGDSTDQGGATTDLGGTTTSGDSTDQGAATTDLGGTTTSGDSTDQGGATTDLGGTTTSGDSTDQGGATTDLGGTTTSGDSTDQGGATTDLGGTTTSGDSTDQGGATTDLVATTASGDSNDQGGTLVTTESTTTNESSSNGPDQGGTTPTIETTNPQPEQDTGSSTPQSFWTPLTITGLTDLNQPTNSLIFLSLSPSEAIVEYQRTTENAFRETSKETFKITTHF, from the exons ATGACGGACCATCGTGTTCTATTAATTTTGCTGTGTTGTTCTAGTGTTATTTGTGAAGATTGTGTAACTTTCGACTTTGAAAAGGACTTTAACAGTTCATTCAGTGATGTGATCGGTGTGTGCGGAAATATACAGGATATGTGGAATGTTGGGGCTTATGAAGACATTCCGATAGACAGCCCTGATGAGAATTCGTTAAAGTTCGTGTATCCAAAGGAAAGTTTGAGTTGTGCTTCTTCTTTTACATTTGAAATGACTGCATCGGGTTTGTTGGAAATCAATCTGTTTATGAGACCGACTTCTGGAACGGATCAAGTGACGATCCTCGCGAACCAAAAAGTGCCTAGTGGACAAGATGTGGTAGTGGGTACTGCTTGGATCATTGCGTCGGATCCTAATGTCGTCGCTGGATGGATTACTGTCAGGATAAACATCACTGGCTTTGGAACTTTTCCTGGttat attACCATACTTGGAATGGCTGCCAGAGATTCAATAGTGTTAATAGACTCTTTTCGATACATATCACCTAATATAGAGGAAGAAGAGTGTatcatatataaaaaagtaaccACCACGACCACAGAAACAACACAATCTGATAAAAGTACAACAGAAATAGAGACTACTCAATACTCCTCGCCCTATATAACTACTACTACTTCAGAAATAACTACTGAAACAGATTACACTAAAAATGATCCTGTAACGactgaaaaagaaaataccGAAAGCACGATTAGAGACAGTACAGTATCTAGTACAGAAACTACTTACTCGACAGTTACTGTAACGCCACCAGCCTCGATATCAACGACTGAAAATTCTACGCCACACACTACATTAGGACCAAAAACTTCAACTGATCCCGATGTCACTGATCAAACATCTACAACTTACTTTGAATCAACTAGTACTGCCTTCACAACAACTGTCACAAATACAGATGTTACCTATCCAGTTTCTGTTGACACCACTGTACCATCGGAATTTCCTTCATCTGCTGGACCGGAAATTACAACTGATGATATTACTACTCTATCACCAGTAACAACAAAAGAGCCCGAAACTCCAACTACTCCAGCGGGTCAAGAACCTACTACGCAATCTGAAACCACAACggaaattataacaaaaacaacaacaacttcAGATGTTACAACAAAGGCAGATCAAACAACGGAATCTCCTGGGACTACTGAACCAAACTATACACAGGATAATACAGTGTCCACAACTCAAGTGACGCCCACAACAACGAAATCAGATGCTTCTAGTTCGACTTCAGATTTAAGTACAACTTGTTCTGACACTACAGTCACACAAATAACTATACGTCCAGAAACCACCACAGTATCACAAAGTGAATCAATTTCAACAGCTCAAGATATTAACTCAACCACAACTGAACAACCCAATTCATCACCCACTGGTGAAATTACAAATGAGACTGAGCCCACAACAAAATCTCCACCCGTTTATCCGAGACACGGTTTTTGGAACGCTTGGACAATAACTATG GTGAATATTAGAGGTAATGTCGATAAAAGAGAAATCATTATATTGGATTCAAATATGTACTTTGAATACGTCCCTATCAAAATAACACTACAATCAGAGAAAATAGATCCACATATAACAGAAAATTTGGATATGGTTAACAAAATCAAGAGAAAACGTCTCAGAAAACGAATCAGAAGGTCAATAGAGGAATTAGAGAACACTAAACAAACATCTAACAATTTTGAATCCAATGAACTTGTAAATAATCAAGGTGCAACCACAACCAGCGTTGATTCTACCGACCAAGGGGGAGCCACAACGGATCTGGGTGGTACCACAACGAGCGGTGATTCTACCGACCAAGGGGGAGCAACAACGGACCTAGGTGGTACCACAACAAGCGGTGATTCTACCGACCAAGGGGGAGCAACAACAGACCTAGGTGGAACGACAACGAGCGGTGATTCTACCGACCAAGGGGGAGCAACAACGGATCTGGGTGGTACCACAACAAGCGGTGATTCTACTGACCAAGGGGGAGCAACAACAGACCTAGGTGGAACGACAACGAGCGGTGATTCTACCGACCAAGGGGGAGCAACAACGGACCTAGGTGGTACCACAACAAGCGGTGATTCTACTGATCAAGGGGGAGCCACAACGGATCTGGTTGGTACCACAACAAGCGGTGATTCTACCGACCAAGGGGGAGCAACAACGGATCTGGGCGGTACCACAACAAGCGGTGATTCTACCGACCAAGGGGGAGCAACAACGGATCTGGGTGGTACCACAACAAGCGGTGATTCTACTGACCAAGGGGAAGCCACAACGGATCTGGGTGGTACCACAACAAGCGGTGATTCTACCGACCAAGGGGGAGCAACAACAGACCTAGGTGGAACGACAACGAGCGGTGATTCTACCGACCAAGGGGGAGCAACAACGGACCTAGGTGGTACCACAACAAGCGGTGATTCTACTGATCAAGGGGGAGCCACAACGGATCTGGTTGGTACCACAACAAGCGGTGATTCTACCGACCAAGGGGGAGCAACAACGGATCTGGGCGGTACCACAACAAGCGGTGATTCTACCGACCAAGGGGGAGCAACAACGGATCTGGGTGGTACCACAACGAGCGGTGATTCTACCGACCAAGGGGGAGCAACAACGGACCTAGGTGGAACGACAACGAGCGGTGATTCTACCGACCAAGGGGGAGCCACAACGGCTTTGGGTGGTACCACAACAAGCGGTGATTCTACCGACCAAGGGGGAGCAACAACAGACCTAGGTGGAACGACAACGAGCGGCGATTCTACCGACCAAGGGGGAGCAACAACGGATCTGGGTGGTACCACAACAAGCGGTGATTCTACTGACCAAGGGGGAGCAACAACAGACCTAGGTGGAACGACAACGAGCGGTGATTCTACCGACCAAGGGGGAGCAACAACGGACCTAGGTGGTACCACAACAAGCGGTGATTCTACTGATCAAGGGGGAGCCACAACGGATCTGGTTGGTACCACAACAAGCGGTGATTCTACCGACCAAGGGGGAGCAACAACGGATCTGGGCGGTACCACAACAAGCGGTGATTCTACCGACCAAGGGGGAGCAACAACGGATCTGGGCGGTACCACAACAAGCGGTGATTCTACTGACCAAGGGGGAGCCACAACGGATCTGGGTGGTACCACAACAAGCGGTGATTCTACCGACCAAGGGGGAGCAACAACGGATCTGGGTGGTACCACAACAAGCGGTGATTCTACTGACCAAGGGGGAGCCACAACGGATCTGGGTGGTACCACAACAAGCGGTGATTCTACTGACCAAGGGGGAGCAACAACAGACCTAGGTGGAACGACAACGAGCGGTGATTCTACTGACCAAGGGGGAGCAACAACGGACCTAGGTGGTACCACAACAAGCGGTGATTCTACTGACCAAGGGGGAGCCACAACGGATCTGGGTGGTACCACAACAAGCGGTGATTCTACTGACCAAGGGGGAGCAACAACAGACCTAGGTGGAACGACAACGAGCGGTGATTCTACCGACCAAGTGGGAGCAACAACGGACCTAGGTGGTACCACAACAAGCGGTGATTCTACTGATCAAGGGGGAGCCACAACGGATCTGGGTGGTACCACAACAAGCGGTGATTCTACCGACCAAGGGGGAGCAACAACGGATCTGGGCGGTACCACAACAAGCGGTGATTCTACCGACCAAGGGGGAGCAACAACGGATCTGGGTGGTACCACAACAAGCGGTGATTCTACTGACCAAGGGGGAGCAACAACGGATCTGGGCGGTACCACAACAAGCGGTGATTCTACCGACCAAGGGGGAGCAACAACGGATCTGGGTGGTACCACAACAAACGGTGATTCTACTGACCAAGGGGGAGCAACAACAGACCTAGGTGGAACGACAACGAGCGGTGATTCTACCGACCAAGGGGGAGCAACAACGGACCTAGGTGGTACCACAACAAGCGGTGATTCTACTGACCAAGGGGGAGCAACAACAGACCTAGGTGGAACGACAACGAGCGGTGATTCTACCGACCAAGGGGGAGCAACAACGGACCTAGGTGGTACCACAACAAGCGGTGATTCTACTGATCAAGGGGGAGCCACAACGGATCTGGGTGGTACCACAACAAGCGGTGATTCTACTGACCAAGGGGGAGCAACAACAGACCTAGGTGGAACGACAACGAGCGGTGATTCTACCGACCAAGGGGGAGCAACAACGGACCTAGGTGGTACCACAACAAGCGGTGATTCTACCGACCAAGGGGGAGCAACAACGGATCTGGGTGGTACCACAACAAGCGGTGATTCTACTGACCAAGGGGGAGCAACAACGGATCTGGGCGGTACCACAACAAGCGGTGATTCTACCGACCAAGGGGGAGCAACAACGGATCTGGGTGGTACCACAACAAACGGTGATTCTACTGACCAAGGGGGAGCAACAACAGACCTAGGTGGAACGACAACGAGCGGTGATTCTACCGACCAAGGGGGAGCAACAACGGACCTAGGTGGTACCACAACAAGCGGTGATTCTACTGATCAAGGGGGAGCCACAACGGATCTGGGTGGTACCACAACAAGCGATGATTCTACTGACCAAGGGGGAGCAACAACAGACCTAGGTGGAACGACAACGAGCGGTGATTCTACCGACCAAGGGGGAGCAACAACGGACCTAGGTGGTACCACAACAAGCGGTGATTCTACTGATCAAGGGGGAGCCACAACGGATCTGGGTGGTACCACAACAAGCGGTGATTCTACCGACCAAGGGGGAGCAACAACGGATCTGGGCGGTACCACAACAAGCGGTGATTCTACCGACCAAGGGGGAGCAACAACGGATCTGGGTGGTACCACAACAAGCGGTGATTCTACCGACCAAGGGGGAGCAACAACGGACCTAGGTGGTACCACAACAAGCGGTGATTCTACTGATCAAGGGGGAGCCACAACGGATCTGGGTGGTACCACAACAAGCGGTGATTCTACCGACCAAGGGGGAGCCACAACGGATCTGGGTGGTACCACAACGAGCGGTGATTCTACCGACCAAGGGGGAGCCACAACGGATCTGGGTGGTACCACAACAAGCGGTGATTCTACCGACCAAGGGGGAGCAACAACGGATCTGGGTGGTACCACAACGAGCGGTGATTCTACCGACCAAGGGGGAGCAACAACGGATCTGGGTGGTACCACAACAAGCGGTGATTCTACTGACCAAGGGGGAGCAACAACAGACCTAGGTGGAACGACAACGAGCGGTGATTCTACCGACCAAGGGGGAGCAACAACGGACCTAGGTGGTACCACAACAAGCGGTGATTCTACTGATCAAGGGGGAGCCACAACGGATCTGGGTGGTACCACGACAAGCGGTGATTCTACCGACCAAGGGGGAGCAACAACGGATCTGGGCGGTACCACAACAAGCGGTGATTCTACCGACCAAGGGGGAGCAACAACGGATCTGGGTGGTACCACAACAAGCGGTGATTCTACCGACCAAGGGGGAGCCACAACAGATCTGGGTGGTACCACAACAAGCGGTGATTCTACAGACCAAGGGGCAGCAACAACGGATCTGGGAGGTACCACAACAAGCGGTGATTCTACCGACCAAGGGGGAGCAACAACGGATCTGGGTGGTACCACAACAAGCGGTGATTCTACCGACCAAGGGGGAGCAACAACAGACCTAGGTGGAACGACAACGAGCGGTGATTCTACCGACCAAGGGGGAGCAACAACGGATCTGGGTGGTACCACAACAAGCGGTGATTCTACCGACCAAGGGGGAGCCACAACGGATCTGGTTGCTACCACAGCAAGCGGTGATTCTAACGACCAAGGGGGAACTTTAGTGACCACTGAATCTACTACAACGAACGAATCTTCAAGCAATGGACCTGACCAAGGTGGAACCACACCGACTATAGAAACTACAAATCCACAACCTGAGCAAGATACAGGTTCTTCAACACCACAAAGTTTCTGGACTCCACTAACCATTAC GGGCCTCACTGATCTCAATCAGCCCACAAACTCCCTCATCTTTCTCTCCCTCAGTCCCTCTGAGGCGATAGTCGAGTATCAGAGGACCACGGAAAACGCGTTTAGAGAGACATCTAAAGAGACATTCAAGATCACTACGCACTTCTAG